Below is a window of Verrucomicrobiia bacterium DNA.
GCTAAGCTATACAACATTGGCACATGGACCATTCTGAGACTGCCCGAGGACGCCAGCGCAAAGCTGCCATCCAGAGGACAGACAATGGTCAAGGGGACTGTCAATGGATCTCCCTTTCAGATTGCGCTAGAACCAGATGGGCGGAGAAGTCATTGGTTTGGCTTTGACAAGGCAATGAGCAAGGCCACTGGCGCGAAGGCAGGCGACACGGTGAAGCTAGAGATCGAGTCGACCAAGGAGTGGCCAGAGCCCGAAGTACCGGCAGATATTCAGGAGTCGCTGGCGGCCGATGCAAAGGCGAATGCACTGTGGGCCAAGATCACG
It encodes the following:
- a CDS encoding YdeI/OmpD-associated family protein produces the protein MSTISFEAKLYNIGTWTILRLPEDASAKLPSRGQTMVKGTVNGSPFQIALEPDGRRSHWFGFDKAMSKATGAKAGDTVKLEIESTKEWPEPEVPADIQESLAADAKANALWAKITPMARWDWIRWIRATLQPETRNRRIETALSKLKHGERRPCCFNRTVCTIAEVSKLGVLLEPGQTARK